Within the Sebastes umbrosus isolate fSebUmb1 chromosome 5, fSebUmb1.pri, whole genome shotgun sequence genome, the region CTGTGGTCCAAGATCGGGCCTTATAAAATCTATTCGGAAAACCTCATGGTCTTGGCCCCAGGAGAGCAGCTGGAGGGAGAggtattttaaaaacaaatattggacTGATATTTCTCTTTTCGATTGGATCacaacttactattgtactctTAGATCGTGAATGGCTATCTAACAATGGTGGGCAGGAAAGCTGGAGCACTAGTAATCGACACGTATTTGATGACCTCACTCTGGCAGGGGACACACAAAGGTGGTTTAAGAAGGGTGAGTAGGACTATATagttggactgtgtgtgtgtgtatgtatatatatgtatatgtatatatgtatatatatgtgtgtatatatgtatatatatatgtgtgtatatatatatatatatgtgtgtatatatatatatatatatatgtatatgtatatgtatatgtgttgatacctttttttttaattttagttgGACCTTTTCAACCATGACGTGGCAGCTGGAGCGGTCTGTCACAATGGACACTGGACACTCATTGTAAGTAATCTCAAATGTTAACAGATCGCGACGCAACCATGAGTCCACCTGATGTCTGAAGGGTTGGctaacatttttatttgcatttctaCAGATCATGTACCTTAAGGAGATGAGGGCCTTGTTCCTAGACCCATTTGGGGCCACAGATGAGCAAATCCAGAAATGCAAGGATGTGACCAGGTGAATTAACTTTAATGTGTGCATTACACAAATGCATTTGGAATATTCTTTTGGCAGCAACACTAAGATCAGTAAATCATTGTCCTAGGAACTATTGTTTAACTATAACATAAGCTTGTCCTTGTGAAGTCCCTTAACATGAAATTGAAAATGATATTACTTGGCTTTATGTTAAAATTGCCAAACTGTAATCAATCTTTATCTGTGTAGAACACTGGTCCGTCAAAAGTGCCCAGCTGTTGGGAGATGGGCATGTACCACAGTAGGGCATCCTAAACAGCAGGATGCTGTATCATGTGGCGTGTTCGTGTGCAAGGTAACAATTTAATTATCTCTGTGGCTATCTGTCATTCTAAAGTCATCAGAATTATATTTATCAGAGACTTTGTAGCTTGCAGAGCAGATTTTATTGAAGGAGGCGATCCAGTACCCTGTGGACCACGAGGGTGTGGCAATATTGCGGCTCAACATAGCAATATCTTTGCTGAATAATTCAGGTGTACAGAACTTTGCCAGGTATActtaaatgtgtttgtattgGCATTAATCTACATTTGCGCCTATATATTTTTACAGATGACCTATCGCAGCTGTGTCGAGCATGTGGGGAGCTCAGCTCAGGGGCTGACATTGATGATTGGGTAAGAAGATTAATTCATATCCTGGCCAACGACTGGGATGCACCTTGGATAGGTTACCTCAACATCACCGGGTGAACACTCACTATAACACAGATATTGAAAATGTCTAATTTAATTCACCTAACTTGCATGTCTCTGCACTTTTGGAGGACACTGGAGCAGCTGAAGGGAAATAAGGACACAAACTCCACACAAAGGACCACAGCTAAGATTTAAATGCAGAATCTGACACCCATTGCCATACAGTTTATTATGATGATGCCTAATGAAGTTTAAACTGCAGAATTTAACATCCTAAAATGGATGACTGATGTGAACCTGACAATGTTTTGACAGCATTCTAaggtctgtttttttaatttttccctTTCAGATTGAGTGCACCACCTGTGCTCTGTGGTACCACACTAGATGTGTTGGCCAGCCCTCCACAGATGTAGACTACTTCTGCACTGCATGTACGACTTAAAAAGTAGTTCCTACACCAGCTCAGGAAGTCTGGCCTGTCTCAGCTGCTGATCCAGTTCTACAATACAGTGGTCAAGTCTGTTCTCTGCACATCCATCACTGGGTGGTTTGGATCCAAACAGGACAAGAACAGGCTACAACGGATGGTCAAGACTGCAGACCGACGTAGCTTcgatcaggatatgtcctttaactcccacataaaacaaacaaggactgccttctttcatctacgtaacattgcgAAGATCAGGCACATCGTGtctcaaaatgatgcagaaaaattagtccatgcGTTTGTTACTTCGTTCTACGTTAGCTTAAGTTCAATAGAACCCTGATACGATTGTCGCACAaaaataagttcattatttttaggTTGAAGCAATTACTGAAAGTCCTCCTTAGACTACACTGTACAAGCACTCACATGTAGGCTACTTTCACTAACTATGTTGCATGAGTCAGAGTGTGCAGTATAGGAGTACAGATGTTGTATCACAAGTTAATCTGAGCTGATCACAGTTTGCCACAGTTGAATGGGTTCGACCTGGGTGTAAACATCAGActgtatttgtcatttacaGGCTGTATGAAAGTATAAACAGGTCTCTAATCAACTTCACATCATACTAATAACAATATGATACATACACATATCACACTGACAGCAAGAAAAAATTTGAAATGATTTATCAAGGATCAAAACACGCATGTCAATAAatctttcacaaaatattttcgTTGTCAGTCTTATTTTTGTATCTTACATTATTAATCTGATGTCAAGTTGATTTGAGACCTGTTCATACTTTCATACAGCCTGGAAGTGAAATATACCGTCTGATGTTTACACCAGCTCCACCGCAGAAGCGTGGAGATGCTGCTGTGGCAAACTGTGACCGCTCAGATTAAGTTGTGATACAGCATCTGTAGGCTATCTACCATCGATCAGGTTTTATATTCAATGCTACAGTCATTAATCTCTCTCATCACAACGCTATTCTTCACTGTGCAGCACATTCACCCAGATTACACTGTTAACTCGAATTTTGCAACTAACGTTATCGAGACAGCATTTGAAAAACTACGCACAGGGTTTTTGTGTCTGCTGAAACATTACGATCGGATCGGTTGCTGAAACGTTCATCTCGATCAAGACAGAAATGCATGAAAACATTATCCATCTTCTTTGAGAAAATATCAATCGTCtagctaaaaaaacaaacactaaatGCTGGAGTCGAACCACATGTAGGTAAGAGACTATTAATTATGTCCTAACGCCCTTGAATATACCGCTAAGCCACGGAAACAACACACATACCTACCTCGATTCCCACTATTAATTACTTTAGGAAAcgttaataaattaatgaaaaataatactaTCTGAATGCatctaaaatgtgagaaaattaaGGTATTATATATTGAAGCCATACAATATAATTTCTTTACAATTTATTCTATCAATACTGGCTGCCTTTTCTATGTTGCATCATTAAGACCCACCGAAATCAGATAACAGCATATGCATCACTATGGTGTGCAAAGTGCTAATTGTACATATCAACAACGTGCCCAAATTCTAGTTCAAATAGGTTTCTTCAATGTAGGCTCTGTATCTTGACACAGACATACGTACATAGACTTACTCATTACTATGACAGAAGGAAAGACAACAATCATCATTAGTGATTCAAAATCAGCGTTGTTGGTTAACTACGTTATGTGTACACATATGGGGAATTTGactgttctttttttgtatcgCTCTCAGTGTAGCCTACTTACATATAAATAGACATCACAGCTAAGAACAAAGACCACACAGTTGAACACATAAAGTTAAAGAATAGACAGGACCGTATGTGCGTAGTTTTTCAAATGCTGTCTCGATAACGTTAGTTGCAAAATTCGAGTTAACAGTGTAATCTGGGTGAATGTGCTGCACAGTGAAGAACAGCGTTGTGATGAGAGAGATTAATGACTGTAGCATTGAATATAAAACCTGATCGATGTTAGATAGCCTACAGATGCTGTATCACAGGTTGATCTGAGCAGTCACAGTTTGCCACAGCAGCATCTCCACGCTTCTGCGGTGGAGCTGGTGTAAAGTTTAAACATCATACGGTATATTTCGCTTCCAGGCTGTATGAAAGTATGAACAGGTCTCAAATCAACTTGACATCAGATTAATAACGATATACGATACAAATATAAGACTGACAACGAGAATATTTTGTAAAGGATTTATTGACGTGAGTGTTTTGAACAGGCATTGTCTCCTACCACCTACTTTACTCTTGTCCTCAGAGCGGCATCGTAACAGCAGCCTTCCGTTAGTAATCTTTCAAAAGATACCGACACATGAATGTGATAGAGAGACGAAGAGatcaatatgtttattttcaggtgaatcGACAGGGGTCCTGACAGGCCACTCCTACCACACATCTGCACGGGAATATCACCAGTTAATTCAGCCACCAGTTAATCTTGCACACCGGCACTGTGAGGACTACGTGACGTGAATGAGAGAATCAGGAGGGAACGAGGGTTCAGAGACCTTCTCACCTACaagctcctccatctctgtgtcagaaaaactccttttatctgtcttcctctcgggagtcgccgtgattcaccgtagagatccactgatcaacaggctcattcacatgcagaaacattgcagaggtgctttgcattgaccatttatggttgaaaGTGGGCGTGTAGTGGGCGGAATATGAGGCGGATTcacgtgcgcacatttccaggtggagtgtgatttataaagggaacattgctTGCAGGTGTGCGTAcgtctgattttttttggcgtacgccattttcggcttttgtgcgcacgtacatttttagtatggatccttcgcactgttttataaatgagaccccaggcCGCTACTATTGGCCTGGACTGGAGGATGATATTCGCAAGTGGTTGAGTTGGTATCTTCCAAATAATGTGGTGGAATACACATTTCGGTCCAAAAGTAGAGCATATGTATGTTTAAGAGATGTATAAGCAAAGGGCTATCACTTttcaatataatatagtataacatAATATTCATTTGCACTACCATTCATCATAATTTTTAATTATCTTTCTCTGATAGCTTGCTTAATCATACATTAGAACCCTAATTCTGTCCTGCCTATACTTGAATTCTGCATTTTCAGGTCCCTGAAAAAACTTGTGGCTGAACATCCCAAACGGTGGGACCGTTTCCTTCAGTCCACCATGTTTGGCCTTCGGACTCAAAAAACAGCTGACTACTAAATACAGCCCGTATTATTTGATGTTTGGGAGGGCGGTGAGTTATCCTTCTGAGGTGCCCAAGGAGTATTAAGGAAGATTCTgtaatgtcacatttttattaaaagtcTTAATTAGGCTCATCTATGTCCTCTACATTCAAACTGTGATTTGTGGCAGGTAATCGAAGACAAAGTCCACAGCCTGCTGGTGAGACATGATGTCTGTGAAGGACTGAAGAGTCAGAAAGGTGTCTTCACAGAGCGGAAGGCAAACATTAAAAAAGCCAGGACAAAGTCCGTAATAGGAAGGAAGAAAGGGGCCAGGAGGACAACTTCACAGTGGATCTTGTTCCCTAAAAAAACATTAGACAGGAGCAGAGAAAAGGGGGGAAGCTGGAGGCAGATATGTTGGGACCATATCAAATTGTGGAGCTTGATTGAAAGATTGCAGTCCTGGCTACAGGGAAGGGAAAGATTAAAACAAACTGTCAGGGGGACGGGGAGAGGGACGCAATTTCGGACCAGGAGAATCTAAAAGTTAATCCTGAAGGTTAACCACAAAGAGGAgaaacaccaaatgaaaacaggccTAAAAGGAAGGCTCCCTACACTCAATAGATCTCAAAAAGACTTAAACTAAAACACCGCTGCCGAGCAGCTGactaaaacataaatgaaacaaaagaaccaGCGAAGGCAGGCCACACAGACCTAACCCACTCTAAGAGActccagagaagagaagaagctaAATGGTGAGTGAATCCCACAGATAGGTTCACATGGTACTTCTGCAGATTCACACACCCCCTATACAGATAGAGCACAAACAGGACAGCACTCTCACTACctctgacaaagagacaatgagtCAGCACCTGAGCACTGAAACCAGGTGTAGATATAGGCTTCAACCAGCTGATCGTCATCAGGGACAATTAGTCTCCACAGCTGCCTCTGCTCAGAGATAATGAACCCAACCAGCCTGTCAGTATGCCCTGATGTTGTCTGAGTGAAACTCTGAGGTCGTCTACTGTCATCTTGATGTGAGATTAGTCTGTGATAGAGGACAGTTTCCTTTTAATTCTAATCTGAATTTAGAGTGAAGGTAGCCCATACATTAGATTTTTAAAgggctttaattttgaaattctaCATCAGAATGTCCTGATACTGTCTGAGTGATACTCTGAGGTGGTCTACTATTATTCTGAAGTGAAATTAATCTGTGATAGTGAACAGTTTCATTTAATCAATTCTATCTATTTCAAATGAAATTAAGCACTtagtagaaacatggaggtgcTGAGAGTGAGGTGGTATACTGTAATTTAGAAGTCAGATCAGTCTTTGAaaatgtattcctttaatatcAAGTTTGACTAAGTATTTACACAATTGGAATAACATCATTCTCTGAAGTACATTTCGGAGgcggttgtttttcttttaaattatcattcatttcatatgtattcattttgtttcattcatctatttttttttacttatttattcatttgtttaattatttattcattcatttatttattatcaacagactgactgacctcttgaatgaatctgaatggcccatcacgttcatcataacggtgcttttattttgaagtcagttcCTACACGCTCTTACCGTAATGCCTAGGATACACACGTACCGCAAAAAAACGTGggggctggcttgaccgcagaATTGGGCTTTATTGTGAAAATTTCTCAAATTGTCTTGTCAGCGGAAGTTGCAGGACGCATGCAGCAACGTTAGGCAGCAACTCTCGGTTGTCTCTCCCAGGCCAGACCTTCTCTGAATATCCCTCTAGTCTGGAAGGTTAGTAGTTTCTCCGCCGTGTGTTACTCTCTGTGCTCTCTGTGTGGTACAGCTGGTTGTGAGGAACCTTCAGCTGCAGTCAGAGGAAGCTTTAACTCAGGAAGCtaactgttagcttagcttcagCCGGCTCACCCTTTCATAAGCACAGCTGGTGCAGTAACGTTAAGGTGACACGTGGCTAACACGTAGCGTTTAGTCCTGTTATGTGAGCTAGTGTCTTATTATAACGAATAAACCCAGTACTACTAGTATCATCAATGTACAGTTTAATACAGCAGCTGTGCGTCCCAGTACTCATACTACTGAACTTAACCTAGGTCACACCCAGACCAGACATTATAGGAGTTAAAGGCAGGGGGACAGACTCCAGGTCGCCCAGTTTCACATGGtaccagtatctccactgtAACTTTATAActgtttcacatgataccagtatctccactgtagctttataactgagccctctacagcAGGTTGTATAGTCTGCCTATAGCTCCTCATCTTCTCCTGTCATACCTGCTGCTTCTCCAGAAATGTGTTCATTGCCTCTCTGATCCTTTCTTTTACTAGTCTTCTCTGTACCCTGGCTCTTATGTTTTGAGCCCCGATCAGGGCTTTCTACAAGGATATGGAGTAGCCAGTCAgtgggaaacagtagccagctagAGGGGGTTCCGGGGGCATGCCTCTCAggagaatgtttttttgtaataaaagcCCAAATTTGGTTCCTTTAGCACATGCTAATGCTactattccatcatatacactgatcttGTTTTTGTTAACATGTAGCTAGTGTATCATTGTAAAGGAGAATCAGGCTTCTAGTGTGTTATAGCCCACACAGTCTGTAAtagttattcatatttaaaaccACGCCTATTCCTGACTGATCAGAACTTTTCTAATTTAGAATCATATAccttatttattatctatttattgacACCTTCACTGTGGTTTATCAAGACATGCCACAATGATAGTTGATGTCTAAATGCTCTCTTATTCAATGGAAATAAACACGGTTACTTTAAGGGTCCCAGGTCTTATCTAGCccgtgtattgattttaaattaaactatttataaaataaatgtatggcAAAAAGAACTCTGAAATAACAAAACGTGTCAATTGACTCAAATCATGTGAATCTAGTTAATCAACTCAACTTCTGTACATTTTCTGGTCTAATAACATCAGAAAAGTCAGCACAAAAACTGCAAATTCTCACAGTTGTGAAGCTGGAAACATAAAgtgattttactttttacttttttacagaaaatagTAATATGATGATttataaactgaaataaaaacaaaaattgagAACACTTAAGCCACACTTAGCATTATAGCATGGCTTGTATTTTGTaatgataaaaatgtacttaaagaaAATGAGTCAATGGAACAAACAGAAATCATATTACCAATACTTAAAAGTCCCCACAAATTGAAGTGCACTCAAACGAAACAGCTCAGCTAGAAACTGGTTTGCACATCAGAAAACCTCACATACAGCTGTCCGTCTCCCTGTGTGTAGCAGTATGACCAGTGTCGAAGAGATGGACGCCTTAGGACAGGTTCTGACGGACCCAGGAGGGGACCTGACCCGGCGGTTCAGAGCCTTATTCACCCTGAAGAACCTAGGAGGTAAAAAatgtccacaaacacacagcatgcATGAACATGTTGAGCATTTGAAAATAAGAAATTGTATAAACGCCTCAAATGGTCTAAAAGAGATGTGTGACGATGCCCTCAATGACTCCTCcagatttaaataaaggttgaatgaatgaatgttgttGTTGACCTGTTTCAGTCATGAAATACAG harbors:
- the LOC119487946 gene encoding uncharacterized protein LOC119487946 isoform X1, which translates into the protein MLGPYKIIELEGKIAVLATSKGKGKLQTNIDLLTHYFQPEERIPAKLKKLSDPSPLAGPQQTHTQTLIHSTQTPTSEVIPKPSEAPSMDCKAQRPSSDPEILIRDIWTGRRRETLWSKIGPYKIYSENLMVLAPGEQLEGEIVNGYLTMVGRKAGALVIDTYLMTSLWQGTHKGGLRRLDLFNHDVAAGAVCHNGHWTLIIMYLKEMRALFLDPFGATDEQIQKCKDVTRTLVRQKCPAVGRWACTTVGHPKQQDAVSCGVFVCKLAEQILLKEAIQYPVDHEGVAILRLNIAISLLNNSDDLSQLCRACGELSSGADIDDWVRRLIHILANDWDAPWIGYLNITG
- the LOC119487946 gene encoding uncharacterized protein LOC119487946 isoform X2, with amino-acid sequence MLGPYKIIELEGKIAVLATSKGKGKLQTNIDLLTHYFQPEERIPAKLKKLSDPSPLAGPQQTHTQTLIHSTQTPTSEVIPKPSEAPSMDCKAQRPSSDPEILIRDIWTGRRRETLWSKIGPYKIYSENLMVLAPGEQLEGEIVNGYLTMVGRKAGALVIDTYLMTSLWQGTHKGGLRRLDLFNHDVAAGAVCHNGHWTLIIMYLKEMRALFLDPFGATDEQIQKCKDVTRTLVRQKCPAVGRWACTTVGHPKQQDAVSCGVFVCKLAEQILLKEAIQYPVDHEGVAILRLNIAISLLNNSDDLSQLCRACGELSSGADIDDWDTGAAEGK
- the LOC119487946 gene encoding uncharacterized protein LOC119487946 isoform X3 — translated: MLGPYKIIELEGKIAVLATSKGKGKLQTNIDLLTHYFQPEERIPAKLKKLSDPSPLAGPQQTHTQTLIHSTQTPTSEVIPKPSEAPSMDCKAQRPSSDPEILIRDIWTGRRRETLWSKIGPYKIYSENLMVLAPGEQLEGEVAAGAVCHNGHWTLIIMYLKEMRALFLDPFGATDEQIQKCKDVTRTLVRQKCPAVGRWACTTVGHPKQQDAVSCGVFVCKLAEQILLKEAIQYPVDHEGVAILRLNIAISLLNNSDDLSQLCRACGELSSGADIDDWVRRLIHILANDWDAPWIGYLNITG